The Equus quagga isolate Etosha38 chromosome 10, UCLA_HA_Equagga_1.0, whole genome shotgun sequence genome includes a region encoding these proteins:
- the RS1 gene encoding retinoschisin, which yields MPRKIEGFLFLLLFGYEATLGLSSTEDEGEDPWYHKACKCDCQGGTNTLWSVGATSLDCIPECPYHKPLGFESGEVTPEQITCSNPEQYVGWYSSWTANKARLNSQGFGCAWLSKFQDSSQWLQIDLKEVKVISGILTQGRCDIDEWMTKYSVQYRTDESLNWIYYKDQTGNNRVFYGNSDRTSTVQNLLRPPIISRFIRLIPLGWHVRIAIRMELLECVSKCP from the exons CCACACTGGGATTATCGTCTACTGAG GATGAGGGCGAGGACCCCTGGTACCACAAAGCGTGCAAGTGCGATTGCCAAGGAGGCACCAACACCCTGTGGTCTGTGGGTGCCACCTCCTTAGACTGCATACCGG AATGCCCATACCATAAGCCCCTGGGTTTCGAGTCAGGAGAGGTGACCCCAGAGCAGATCACCTGCTCCAACCCGGAGCAGTACGTGGGCTGGTACTCCTCGTGGACCGCCAACAAGGCCCGGCTCAACAGTCAAGGCTTTGG GTGCGCCTGGCTCTCCAAATTCCAGGACAGCAGCCAGTGGTTACAGATAGACCTGAAGGAGGTCAAGGTGATTTCAGGGATCCTCACCCAGGGGCGCTGTGACATCGACGAGTGGATGACCAAGTACAGCGTGCAGTACAGGACTGATGAGAGCCTGAACTGGATTTACTATAAGGACCAGACCGGAAATAACCGG GTCTTCTATGGAAACTCAGACCGAACCTCCACAGTCCAGAACCTGCTGCGGCCCCCAATTATTTCCCGCTTCATCCGGCTGATCCCACTGGGCTGGCACGTCCGCATCGCCATCCGGATGGAGCTGCTGGAGTGTGTCAGCAAGTGTCCCTGA